In Paracoccus aminophilus JCM 7686, a single window of DNA contains:
- the sctV gene encoding type III secretion system export apparatus subunit SctV produces MTLAKQMLRRLAASQDLALITLLILIIFMIVLPLPTWLIDLSIAFNLSLSVLVLIVAVYLRNPTSLTTLPAILLFATLFRLAIGISTTRMILLHADAGQIVETFGKFVLGGSLVVGIVVFLIITIVQFIVITKGSERVAEVSARFSLDALPGRQMSIDSDMRAGEIDIAEARRRREALQMESEFYGSMDGAMKFVKGDAIAGLIIIAVNILGGLGVGVGQNGMAFGDALHLYSVLTVGDGMVSQIPALIVAISSGIVITRITHEGSADLGRDIAAQIGGHARPLYVAALVLLGFALVPGFPKLVFIALALAFAGAGLMATRRAREAAEAEDQPGASARRDSRQDLMMTPMTPVQLTVGRDLAAGLDRAAFEDAALRERTRLFDELGVPFPRLQLSTDPLMPGDRWQLRVENVPVGEGHLPAGRLRLTDLPDAARIMGISVERVETGPSDAQGWWCPPEAAAELRHAGIPFQTPAEALARVAAGRLPRHAAEFLGVQEVSALLSATEARYASLVAEAQKALPLQKIAAVMRRLVEEEIPVRNLRILLETIVDWAPREKDPELLAEYVRTALARQISFKFADGERFIPAFVVETDIEEAIRGAIRQAPSGVYLALEAQQSRKLLEALKSAIGDPTGHARPPVFLSSMDIRRFLRRFLTNHDMNFAVISHKEVAPSYKVQPLAMLTIR; encoded by the coding sequence ATGACCCTTGCCAAGCAGATGCTGCGCCGATTGGCCGCCTCGCAGGACCTTGCGCTGATCACGCTGCTGATCCTGATCATCTTCATGATCGTGCTGCCCTTGCCGACCTGGCTCATCGACCTGTCGATTGCCTTCAACCTGTCGCTGTCGGTGCTGGTGCTGATCGTCGCGGTCTATCTGCGCAATCCGACCTCGCTCACCACCTTGCCCGCGATCTTGCTGTTCGCGACGCTGTTCCGGCTGGCCATCGGGATTTCGACGACGCGGATGATCCTGCTCCATGCCGATGCGGGCCAGATCGTCGAGACCTTCGGCAAATTTGTGCTGGGCGGCTCGCTGGTCGTCGGCATCGTGGTCTTTCTGATCATCACCATCGTCCAGTTCATCGTCATCACCAAGGGCTCGGAGCGGGTGGCCGAGGTCTCGGCGCGCTTCTCGCTTGATGCGCTGCCGGGGCGGCAGATGTCGATCGACAGCGACATGCGCGCGGGCGAGATCGACATTGCCGAGGCCCGTCGCCGCCGCGAGGCGCTTCAAATGGAAAGCGAATTTTACGGCTCGATGGACGGGGCGATGAAATTCGTGAAGGGCGATGCGATTGCCGGTCTCATCATCATCGCGGTCAATATTCTCGGCGGCCTTGGCGTCGGCGTCGGCCAGAACGGCATGGCCTTTGGCGATGCGCTGCATCTTTATTCGGTGCTGACGGTCGGCGATGGCATGGTCAGCCAGATCCCGGCGCTGATCGTCGCGATCAGCTCTGGCATCGTCATCACCCGCATTACGCATGAAGGCTCGGCCGATCTGGGGCGCGACATTGCCGCGCAGATCGGCGGCCATGCCCGCCCGCTATATGTGGCGGCGCTTGTGCTTTTGGGCTTCGCGCTGGTGCCGGGCTTTCCGAAGCTGGTCTTCATCGCGCTCGCCTTGGCCTTTGCCGGGGCGGGGCTGATGGCCACGCGCCGCGCGCGCGAAGCCGCTGAGGCCGAGGATCAGCCGGGTGCAAGCGCACGCCGCGACAGTCGGCAAGATCTGATGATGACGCCGATGACGCCGGTGCAGCTGACCGTGGGCCGCGATCTTGCTGCCGGGCTGGACCGCGCCGCTTTCGAGGATGCGGCTCTGCGCGAGCGGACGCGGCTTTTCGATGAGCTCGGCGTGCCTTTCCCGCGCCTGCAGCTCTCGACCGATCCCCTGATGCCGGGCGATCGCTGGCAGTTGCGGGTCGAGAATGTCCCGGTCGGCGAGGGCCATCTGCCCGCAGGCCGCCTGCGGCTGACCGATCTGCCAGATGCCGCGCGCATCATGGGCATCTCGGTCGAGCGGGTCGAGACCGGCCCCTCGGATGCCCAAGGCTGGTGGTGCCCGCCCGAGGCCGCAGCCGAGCTGCGCCATGCGGGCATCCCCTTCCAGACCCCGGCAGAGGCCTTAGCCCGCGTCGCGGCTGGCCGTTTGCCGCGCCATGCCGCCGAATTTCTGGGCGTCCAAGAGGTCAGCGCGCTTCTGTCCGCGACCGAGGCGCGTTACGCGAGCCTTGTTGCCGAGGCGCAAAAGGCGCTGCCCTTGCAAAAGATCGCCGCCGTCATGCGGCGTCTGGTCGAGGAAGAGATCCCGGTCCGCAACCTGCGCATCCTGCTTGAAACCATCGTCGATTGGGCCCCGCGCGAGAAAGACCCCGAGCTTCTCGCCGAATATGTCCGCACCGCACTTGCGCGCCAGATCAGCTTCAAATTCGCCGATGGCGAGCGCTTCATCCCGGCGTTCGTCGTCGAGACCGATATCGAAGAGGCGATCCGCGGCGCGATCCGTCAGGCCCCCTCCGGGGTCTATCTGGCGCTTGAGGCGCAGCAATCGCGCAAGCTGCTTGAAGCGCTCAAATCCGCGATCGGCGATCCGACGGGCCATGCCCGCCCGCCGGTTTTCCTGTCCTCGATGGACATTCGCCGTTTCCTGCGCCGCTTCCTGACCAATCACGACATGAATTTCGCCGTGATCTCTCACAAGGAAGTGGCGCCCAGTTACAAGGTCCAACCCCTCGCTATGTTGACGATCCGATGA
- a CDS encoding tetratricopeptide repeat protein yields the protein MTQFPLHLDTDATRDQLAGSDTTPPPWELDAPETARPAQSLRDHGVVLSALGLVYLRHNDPARAMVLGLAAMTMGDLSAATVLMVAEAMLVGGDPEQALTVLGRFERPGGLDIAPNPTERAACHYLLARILHHRGDAPRAQAELGRARELMQSPRPEARI from the coding sequence GTGACGCAATTTCCCCTTCACCTCGACACGGATGCGACCCGCGACCAGTTGGCCGGATCCGACACCACTCCGCCGCCCTGGGAGCTTGACGCGCCCGAGACCGCGCGCCCGGCGCAATCCCTGCGTGATCACGGCGTGGTTCTGTCGGCGCTTGGCCTTGTCTATCTGCGCCACAATGATCCGGCGCGGGCGATGGTGCTGGGGCTCGCCGCGATGACCATGGGCGATCTCTCGGCCGCGACCGTGCTGATGGTGGCCGAGGCGATGCTGGTCGGGGGCGATCCTGAACAGGCGCTGACCGTGCTTGGCCGCTTCGAGCGTCCGGGCGGATTGGATATCGCGCCAAACCCGACCGAGCGCGCTGCCTGCCACTATCTGCTCGCGCGGATCTTACATCATCGCGGCGATGCCCCGCGCGCACAGGCCGAGCTTGGCCGCGCGCGCGAACTCATGCAATCGCCCCGCCCAGAGGCCCGGATATGA
- a CDS encoding SctD/MshK family protein, with the protein MGVETALFADEQAKTMAETKPFLLTVLSGPNAGASARFAPGKLSIGGGAGDQIILAGVAPGCLALRASAAHLRLVAKVEGLRLDEGGLGELHELPPEHPVEIALPVTLQLNDETAILLTQPGAVARAGISLQAGVGIFALTLAAGLWLGAEFGGGAARPTLMPLAQAEAATLTPEAPKTALPTRLAATSPRLVCGPDCVSEATAALAARLGEAGLSGLHLTSEAGVLRVRGTLSRDQAESWRQIRARFESDHGQSLPLISEIAEGQPAPVLAVASVWLGARPELRTKSGTVLRIGDMTNDGWRIEAISRSEIALARGDERLAVRF; encoded by the coding sequence ATGGGCGTTGAGACCGCGCTTTTTGCGGATGAACAGGCGAAGACCATGGCCGAGACGAAACCCTTTCTGCTGACTGTGCTCTCTGGCCCGAATGCCGGGGCCTCGGCACGTTTTGCGCCCGGCAAGCTCTCGATCGGGGGCGGTGCGGGCGATCAGATCATTCTGGCCGGGGTCGCGCCGGGCTGCCTTGCCTTGCGCGCCAGCGCCGCGCATCTGCGCCTTGTCGCCAAAGTCGAGGGGCTGCGGCTTGACGAGGGCGGGCTAGGCGAATTGCACGAGCTTCCGCCCGAGCACCCCGTCGAAATCGCCTTGCCGGTCACGCTGCAGCTCAATGACGAAACCGCGATCCTTTTGACCCAGCCCGGCGCGGTCGCGCGCGCGGGCATCAGCCTACAGGCGGGGGTGGGGATCTTTGCGCTGACGCTTGCCGCCGGGCTGTGGCTCGGCGCGGAATTCGGCGGCGGGGCGGCGCGCCCCACGCTTATGCCGCTGGCGCAGGCCGAAGCCGCGACCCTGACCCCCGAGGCGCCCAAAACGGCGCTGCCGACCCGGCTTGCCGCGACCTCGCCCCGGCTGGTCTGCGGGCCCGACTGCGTGAGCGAGGCCACCGCGGCGCTTGCCGCGCGGCTCGGCGAGGCCGGGCTGAGCGGGCTGCATCTCACGAGCGAGGCGGGCGTCTTGCGCGTGCGCGGCACGCTCTCGCGCGATCAGGCCGAGAGCTGGCGCCAGATCCGGGCGCGCTTTGAATCCGATCACGGCCAAAGCCTGCCGCTGATCAGCGAGATTGCCGAGGGCCAGCCCGCGCCGGTTCTGGCGGTGGCCTCGGTCTGGCTGGGCGCGCGCCCCGAATTGCGCACCAAATCGGGCACGGTCCTGCGCATCGGCGACATGACCAATGACGGCTGGCGCATCGAGGCGATTTCCCGCTCGGAAATCGCTCTGGCGCGCGGCGATGAGCGGCTGGCGGTGAGGTTCTGA
- a CDS encoding EscE/YscE/SsaE family type III secretion system needle protein co-chaperone, translated as MSERTIEIVELDRRFAADPNGAELKRLTERLSAGKGRVVQEMGRGVSTEDYARLSLLAQAYDAGIDALPKLWAAINEDPNQ; from the coding sequence TTGTCTGAACGTACAATCGAGATCGTCGAGCTTGATCGACGCTTTGCCGCCGACCCCAATGGGGCGGAGTTGAAGCGTCTGACGGAACGACTTTCGGCAGGTAAAGGGCGTGTGGTCCAGGAAATGGGCCGGGGAGTGAGCACAGAAGACTATGCCCGGCTCTCTCTTCTCGCTCAGGCATATGATGCTGGCATCGATGCGCTGCCGAAGTTGTGGGCTGCCATCAACGAAGACCCTAACCAGTAA
- a CDS encoding VWD domain-containing protein, with product MTTITTTQTPLLGAANLFALPPKKDLSGLPPKGLTELIAELSKALQAIVDQLEGKGGKSGGADLPFAGAAQRNAANAAGPAAPPQTPKPIAGTARIWGDPHFIGADGDKFDIQGEAGKTYNLLSDKGFQMNGTFEKWGNDGATVVGKVGITAGSNYVQVDKSGNATVNGKELKDGERVELRDGGFALRKGNEVTVQRGEWEVKFQTLGDHIDMDIKTENAIADGVLPHGLIGQTFDGDGQARRGDEGSGAQGGGAIARADGSMSQAGDKDAVKSYEVAALWDTTFQTHNVDHGQQSVYVDQSHQSAQQVFAMMMGFSSLLNSIFSASGNLYAGTNLRSA from the coding sequence ATGACCACCATCACCACCACACAGACCCCGCTTCTCGGCGCCGCGAATCTCTTTGCGCTGCCCCCGAAGAAAGACCTCTCGGGCCTGCCGCCGAAAGGGCTGACCGAGTTGATCGCAGAGCTTTCGAAGGCCCTGCAGGCGATTGTCGATCAGCTTGAGGGCAAGGGCGGCAAAAGCGGCGGCGCAGATCTGCCCTTTGCTGGCGCGGCCCAGAGAAATGCGGCCAATGCTGCGGGTCCCGCGGCCCCGCCTCAGACGCCAAAGCCGATCGCGGGCACGGCCCGGATCTGGGGCGATCCCCATTTCATCGGCGCGGATGGCGACAAATTCGACATTCAGGGCGAGGCGGGCAAGACCTATAACCTGCTCTCGGACAAGGGGTTCCAGATGAATGGAACCTTCGAGAAATGGGGCAATGACGGCGCGACGGTGGTCGGCAAGGTCGGGATCACCGCAGGCTCGAACTATGTTCAGGTCGATAAAAGCGGCAATGCCACCGTCAATGGCAAAGAGCTGAAGGACGGTGAACGGGTCGAGCTGCGCGACGGCGGCTTTGCTCTGCGCAAAGGCAATGAGGTCACGGTCCAGCGCGGTGAATGGGAGGTCAAGTTCCAGACGCTCGGCGATCATATCGACATGGATATCAAGACCGAGAATGCGATTGCCGATGGCGTCCTGCCGCATGGGCTGATCGGCCAGACCTTCGACGGCGACGGTCAGGCGCGGCGCGGCGATGAGGGCTCGGGCGCGCAGGGCGGTGGCGCGATTGCGCGGGCGGATGGCTCGATGTCGCAGGCGGGCGACAAGGATGCGGTCAAATCCTATGAGGTCGCGGCGCTCTGGGACACCACCTTCCAGACCCACAACGTCGATCACGGCCAGCAGAGCGTCTATGTCGATCAGAGCCACCAATCGGCGCAGCAGGTCTTTGCGATGATGATGGGCTTTTCGAGCCTCTTGAACTCGATCTTCAGCGCCTCCGGCAACCTTTACGCGGGCACCAACCTGCGCTCTGCCTGA
- a CDS encoding EscU/YscU/HrcU family type III secretion system export apparatus switch protein: MSGSSEEKNLPPSRRKLKKAREKGQVVTSREAVASISMAVILIYLYARHAAIAADLRALFTVEAPETANFAGALAEKARISLRLGAGVVLPVMIAAIAVSVLAGMVVSGGPLFSTQALAPDFTKLSPASGFKKIFGRRALMGFLMHLIRLSVLLTAPALLLWGSLGGLIAAPPCGISCTGAAALALLQPIVTAILAMLVLAALLDYMVQRSEFMREQRMSISEFKREMKDQDGDPQLKGQMRANQRALVERPTGLAQATAIIHAAPDLAIGLRYVEGETPAPLVVIRARGSTAVSRLLRAASKARISQDAAAVAAISGVAVGDYVIEDAQIQAIAPFLRQG; encoded by the coding sequence ATGAGCGGCTCGTCCGAGGAAAAGAACCTGCCGCCAAGTCGGCGCAAGCTGAAAAAGGCGCGCGAAAAGGGGCAGGTCGTGACCTCGCGCGAGGCGGTCGCCTCGATCAGCATGGCGGTGATTCTGATCTATCTTTACGCCCGCCATGCCGCGATTGCCGCCGATCTGCGCGCACTTTTCACCGTCGAGGCGCCCGAGACCGCGAACTTCGCCGGGGCCTTGGCCGAGAAAGCGCGCATCAGCCTGAGGCTCGGGGCAGGGGTGGTCCTGCCGGTGATGATCGCGGCGATTGCGGTTTCGGTGCTGGCGGGGATGGTGGTCTCGGGCGGGCCGCTGTTCTCGACCCAGGCGCTGGCCCCCGACTTCACCAAGCTGAGCCCGGCGAGCGGCTTCAAGAAGATCTTCGGGCGCCGCGCGCTTATGGGCTTTCTCATGCATCTCATCCGGCTTTCGGTCCTGCTGACCGCTCCGGCGCTGCTGCTATGGGGCAGCCTCGGCGGGTTGATCGCCGCGCCGCCCTGCGGGATCTCCTGCACCGGGGCGGCGGCTTTGGCGCTGTTGCAGCCGATCGTGACGGCGATTCTCGCGATGCTGGTTCTGGCGGCGCTGCTTGATTACATGGTCCAGCGCAGCGAATTCATGCGCGAGCAGCGCATGTCAATTTCGGAATTCAAGCGCGAGATGAAGGATCAGGACGGCGATCCCCAGCTCAAGGGCCAGATGCGCGCCAATCAGCGCGCGCTGGTCGAACGCCCGACCGGGCTCGCCCAGGCCACGGCGATCATCCATGCCGCGCCCGATCTCGCCATCGGCCTGCGCTATGTCGAGGGCGAGACCCCGGCGCCCTTGGTGGTGATCCGCGCGCGTGGCAGCACGGCTGTTTCGCGGCTCTTGCGCGCGGCCAGCAAGGCGCGGATCAGCCAGGATGCGGCGGCGGTGGCGGCGATTTCGGGCGTGGCGGTCGGTGATTACGTCATCGAGGACGCCCAGATCCAGGCAATCGCGCCCTTCCTGCGCCAAGGCTGA